From Neofelis nebulosa isolate mNeoNeb1 chromosome X, mNeoNeb1.pri, whole genome shotgun sequence:
TCTCTAACTGGCAATGAGAGTGTTACTGCACAGATCAAGACACCCTTACAAGCCCTCAACCTACCAGACATCCTGAAGGCTATCCAGGCTCCAATTACCATTGAGTCAGCCAACTCCCAGGCCTTGATAGCCCCCACTAAGCCCAAGAAAGCTTCCAAAGCTAAGAAGGCTGCTGATAAGGCTATAACTAGTGCTACTGATATCTCACTGGCTTTAACCACCACCCACACAGCTATTACCCAAGGCAGAATTACTAATGAGGCAGCTACTACTCATGCCACAGCGGCCTGCATTAGAACTAATAAAGCCTCCAAAGCCAAGAAGGCAACTGTTAAGGGCATACATACTGACACTGAATTTCTAGAGGCCCCAAATGCCACTGAGACAGCTACCAGGCAGATTGAGGCCACAGCAGCAGCTATCTGGCCCCAAAAATTCAAGGGCAAGAAGACTGCCATTGAAGGCCCAAATTCTGCCTATGAGGCCTCTGAGGTTCCACCTGCCACTCAAATGGTCACAAACCAAGCCCTAGCAGCCACCCTCCAGGTCAAGAGAGGGTCCAGGGCTCATAAGTCTGCCACTAAGGCCCAGATAGCTGAAAGCCAGACTAAAATTGTTGACCAAGGGGCCCAGGCCAAGATGGCCACCTTTAAGACCAACATAAATGCCCTTGAGACTCAGGTTGCTGCTGCTGTCCAGGCCCTGGCAGATGACTACTTGGCTCACTTGAGTCTGGAGCCTACAACCAGGACCCGGGGCAAGAGGAAACAAAAGGTGAGATCTCTGACATTACCAcccttaattttcatttctttcccattcCTATCCTCctagtttgttcatttgttctatAAAAGTTTACTGAGACTTTTTAGTCTGAGCCAGTACCTGTGTTCAGATAGGCTGTGAGAGATGCTGAGAAGAATGCGATATAGTTCCTGCTCCCTGACGGTTCATAGATTGGTGGGGAAATAATACATCCATACACTTAGCTACAACCTGGATATAATTCAACTTGTATTTTCAATTATGAGCCTTACCATGAGGCAGGCTTTGTCTTGGGTACAGTCATATAGGTTGTGTCTTTATGTTTTGAAAGTAACTTTTGCTATCTGGGGATCACAGATACAGTGTTACAGATAAGAAAGCTGAgtttcagagaggtgaagtgacttgtccagtCAGTGGTGGCCAACGAAGAGGAGGAACCCCAGGTCCTGCCCTTGGGTGGCTTCTGTCCTGATAGGGAAATGAAACTCCTGCCTGGaagacagtgaaagacaaatCTGGGACTCAGGGTCGCTAATTGTAAGGTCAAGACCCATTACAGGGAGGGTTTAGAGGATTTTTAGGGGGAGGTAGGATGAGGATACAGAGCTGTCTCCTTCACCTGGTGACTCTGgaccttccttctttctaatgATGTAGTCCAAGCATCTGAATGGGGATGAGAGAGGTGGCAATAATTACAGGTTGGTCCCATGGGGCTGGAGGCCTCCGCCACCCCGAGATGTGGCTCTTTTGCAAGAAAGGGTAAGACTCCAATGCTGttcagtctcttctttttttcacctttcttcttttctgtcattcttccaagttttttaaaaacatattgagATCTCCCCATGTATTCCTCTTCTCCCAGGTAAATAAGTTGGTGAAATACCTGTTGGTTAAGGACCAGACAAAGATCCCCATCAAGCGCTCAGGTAGAGTCATACCAACCCTCCTCCCTGAAATCTCCTGTCGATTCCCATCTCTCCCATGCCCTGGGGTAACCATTTACTTTATAGCTCCTCATTCTCTCATatgtcttcctcttcccttcttacACTGTGCCATGGCTGGCATCTCCTGTTAACATAGTTCAGAACTCAAACTGCACTGAGCCCACAGGTTGTCAAAAGGGCTGCAGCTCTGTGGCCCCTGCTTAGCCCAGCTGCTCCTACCTTTCCCTTCTTACAGACATGCTGAAGGATGTCATCAAAGAATATGATGAATATTTTCCAGAGATCATTGAACGAGCAAGCTACGCTCTGGAGAAGGTGAAGGGGCAGCCCTGGGGGATGGGTGCAACAGGGAAGCCTTGAATCAAAGACATACATGTCCCTTCTGGGATAGACCACAGAGACTCACTAATCCAACCCCATCACTGTCCATATGGGCAGACAGTGGCCTAAGTGGGAACATAGACTAGCCCAGGGTTACACAGCAAGTCAGTGGTAAAAGCACAGTTAGGACCCAAGCCTCCCAATTTAGTCCTGTCTGCTGCTAGACATGTCCTGTAATGTATTTCAGATGCTCACCTCTCCCTTTCATTCCCCATTCTCTGTATCCCTACATCCCCACTAATTACAAAGGTGATGCTGATAATAATAGTACATTTCTTACCTGCTTGCTGTAGTGGTGGCAACTTAGCTAAGTGCTTTGCGTGCATTATCTCACTGATTTTGCACACACACTCGAAACTCTACACAGGGAAGTGTGGGATGCTCAAGAAGATCATTGATGCCTAGGCTGAATTTTGTGATCTCACAGGCTATTCTTTTACTTGGCAGATGTTTCGAGTCAATCTGAAGGAAATTGATAAGCAAATTAGCTTGTATATTCTGATCAGCACTCAGGAATCCTCTGCAGGCATACTGGGAACGTAAGCTGGGAAAGGGCTGGGATGGGAGGGAGGCTCTGCTTCTGTCTGTGGCCCTATCCCACCCCTGTCATCTCTCCCCATATCTCCTTGGAGAGGCAGGAAGACAGGGCTGAAGAAGTCCCCGTTCCAGCTCCTACACCCAGTTGGAGCCCTGCACACGGTAGTGGTGCTTGATTATGATTGAATGAAGGTGTAGAAGCCTGAAGCAGTGCATTCCTACtgtcaggttttctgtttcttcagaagCTTCCCAGCAAAGTAGACCTGTCATTGCTTGTCTCTTCCTACTGGCTTTGGTAGAGTGATTCTCAAAGGAGGGTTTCCTAGGGTAGGTGAATCATGATTCTTAAAGCACAGGGGCCATCACTGGGGCCGTTCCTAGAATTCTCTTGGAGCATAAGGATctgggagaaaaagaagggactCACATTGGCTGGGTACCTGGGTTGTACCAGTTTAACAAGCATTCTTCCATCTTATTAGCAACCTGAGGCAGGGGAAGATTGGATTCTCCCATTTTACTGAATAGGAGACTGGGGCTCAAGAGTCTAAATgccttgcccagggtcacatagaGCTTGAAGCATAGACTGGGCAGATTTCTATCATGTCTGAGGAATCTGGGAGAGGCTAACTTAGTGAACTGACTGGTGTGTTATTTGCAGATGGCTGCTAGACATAAACCTCCTCTTTACCCTGTTATTCCCCTAGGACCAAGGACACACCCAAATTAGGTCTTCTCATGGTGATTCTGAGTGTCATTTTTATGAATGGCAACAAGGCCAGTGAGGGTGAGTGGCTGAGCATGCAGCTGAATGGGTGGCCACAGTTGGAATTCCACATGTTCattttctgtccctgtctcctctTGCCTCCTCTTGCAGCTGTCATCTGGGAGGTGCTGCGCAAGCTGGGGCTGCACCCTGGGTATGATTGGGCTCTTTCAGTGCTTGCTGTCCATGTTGTCCTTTGACAAGAGAGGAATCCCAGGAATTCATCAGTCTGGTGGTCTGGTGGAGTGGGCAAGGGTGCTGGACTGGGTAGAGGGTCCAGAGTTCTGACCTGGGTGGATGGTGAAATGGTCCTGCACTCTCTGGAGTTCATTCTCCCTATGTAATTCCTATGTCATTCTAAGCTGAGATATAAGATAGAACTTCAGGGGCATCCCTGACAAAGAACCATCTGGCCTCAATTTCTTGCTTCCAGCGACCATGTGTTCACTACTCTCCCGGCTTCATTGGGACTGCTGCATGTGCTAGAGAGGTCTCTTCCATGTTGAGAAATGCCTCTGCTctcatttgggaagttttcatctCTGTTTATGGGTTATTTTTCCCATTGTCAGGGTGAGGCACTCACTTTTTGGGGAAGTGAGGAAGCTCATCACAGACGAGTTTGTGAAGCAGAAGTAAGTGGTATTTGGGGGCTTTGTTTGGCCCTGAAATGTTCTGAGTGTGCTGGCTTGGTTAATAAATTGTTTTATCAGCCATTTTATTATACTAGCTTTAGATGTAATAAGAGCATCCTATGCCCTAGAACTGAGTTCTGTCCACCATTCCTATAAGTGGACAATTCCAGGACTGGGCTAGACCAAAGACAAGACCCTTGCTTTGGGGTGTGCTCAGAGCAGGGTGCCTGAAGAATGGCTCCTCTGTTTACAACACACCCAACAGGAACTTGGGTTTACTCCTCACAGGTGGCAAGATACTTTGGCCTTCCTGTGACACCATGCTCTATACATTCCTTCTCTGAAGCATCAAGTGACTGCTTTGCACAGAGCCAATGGGAAATGACTCCATATTAGAGACCAAGATCATGAACTAGGTTTGGGAGTGAGTCTGGGGAAGAAGGGTCTTAGAAATCCTTCTCCAGGAGCTGAGTTTAGTATTTGTTTCAAAAAGGTTGCCATCTAGTGCCCAGTGGTTACACAGCAGATTTGCTTGGTTAGAAGcaagtttcatttcctttctccaagGTACCTGGAGTACAAAAAGGTCCCTAACAGCAGACCACCTGAATATGAGTTCTTCTGGGGCTTGCGCTCCTACCATGAGACTAGCAAGATGAAAGTCCTCAAGTTTGCATGCAAGGTAATAGGAGAGAATTCTGACTTGTTATATTAAGGGTACTGGATGCCCCCAGCTGGGGCAGGCTACATGCAGGGATGGTCAGGCACAGGGTAGCCTGCAGTTCGTATACAAACATATGTGGAACTTCATTGATGTTTGAGAATGCTGCTGAACATAAAGTTTAattgtttcattcctttttcataCTTTGTGTTAGTCTGCTTGCACCGCCATAgcaaaatactacagactggatgacttaaataatagaaatttattttctcacagttctggagactggaagtcccagatcaaggtccAGTAGGGTCAGTTTCTGATGAAGCCTCTTTCCGACTTGCAGATGAatgtcttcttgctgtgttctcatGTGGTAGAGAGCCTcctcttttcttaaatgtttatttattttaagaaacagagagcacgaatgggggaggggcagagaaggagggagagagagagagagagtgagagagagagagagagagagagagaatcccaagcaggccctgtgctgtcagcacagagcctgacacagggcttgatcccacgaactatgagatcatgacctgagctgaaataaaaaatcagatgcttaaccgactgagccacccaggtgccccaagagagagagcttctttttataaaaacactaatcCTATTGGAGTAGGGCCCCgcctttatgacctcatttagcTCTACTTCCATAAAGGCccaatctccaaatacagtcacattgggggctggtgctttaacatatgaattttagggggacacattCAATCCATAACTTACTCTCTtatcattttccatcttttccatgAGGTTAAGTAACTCGTCCAAGATCACACACAGCAGCACCTTAGTTATCAGAGCTGAAATGGATATCAGGACTGACccatgattagaaaaaaaaaaaatactaatattgcTTTTATACAAAGCCCATAGTATGTActtaatatataattacaaatgttATTATCCTCATAAtgattatcatccccatttcaggTGCAGAAGAAAGACCCCAAGGACTGGGCTGCTCAGTACCGGGAGGCAGTAGAGATGGAAGTGCAAGCTGCAGCTGtggctgaggctgaggctgaaGCCAGGGCTGAGGCAAGAGCCCAAATGGGGATTGGAGAGGAAGCTGTGGCTGGGCCCTGGAATTGGGATGACATGGATATCGACTGCCTAACAAGGGAAGAGTTAGGCGATGATGATCAGTCCTGGAACAGATTTCCATTTGAAATTGAGGCCATAGACCAAGAAAATGCAGATGCCAGCACCAACATCAACTTCAGCAGAGGAGCTAGCACCAGGGCTACCTTTAGCAATAGTGCTAATATTAGCTTCAGTGATGCAACCAGCCCCAGTGGTGGCTTTGTTGGCAGAGCTGGCATTAACTTTGGTGACACACCCAGCACCAGTGCCAGCTTTAGCAGTACAGCCAGCATTTGCTTTAGTGGCACACCCAGCACTAGCACTAGTTTCAGTGGTGCAGCCAGCATTAGCTTCAGTGGTGCAGCCAGCACCAGCTCTAGTTTCAACAGTGAAACCTGCATTAGCTTTGGTGGCACACCTTGTACCGGTGCCAGCTTTGGTGGTGGGATCAGCTCTAGTTTCAGTATCCCACTCAGCACCAGTCCCAATTTCAGTGGTGGAGTCAGCTCTGGCTTTGGAGGGACACTCAGTACGGCTGCTGGCTTCTGTGGTGCACTCATTACCAGTAGCAGTTTTGGCACTATACCCAGAACCAGCACAGTCTTTGGTGGTGCACTCAGCACCAGCACTGGATTTGGTGGCACACTCAGCACTAGTATCTGCTTTGGTGGCTCTTCCAGCTCTGATGTCAGCTTTGGTGGCACACTTAGTACCAGTATCTGCTTTGATGGCTCTCCTAGCACCAGCACTGGTTTTGATGGAGTACTCAGCACCAGTGTCTCCTTTGGTAGCTCTTCCAGTACCAGTGCTGACTTTGGCGGTACACTAAGTACCAGCATTTGCTTTGATGGTCCTTCCAGCACTGGTGCCAGGTTTAGTGGTTCATTCAGCACCAGTGTTGGCTTTGGCAATGCACTCAACACCAGTGCTGGTTTTAGCAGTGCTGTTAGCACTAATGCCAGCCTCAGCAGTGCACCTAACACCATGTCTGGCTTTGGCGGTGTGTTCAGCACTAGTACCGACTTCAGTGGGACACTTAGCACTACTACTGACTTTAGCATTTCTCCCAGTGCCAGCATTGGCTTTGGTGGACTTCCCAGCACCAGCCTCTGCTTTGGCAGTGTATCTAACACCAACCTATGCTTTGGTGGCCCTCCTAGCACTAGCACTTACTTTAGTGGTGCTACCAGCGCTAGTTTTGGTGATGGATCCAGTATCACTGCCGGTTTCATCTTTGGCAATGGCTTAAGCACTAGTGCTGGATTTAGTGGTGGACTAGGCACCAGTGCTATCTTCGGTAGTGGACTGAGCACCAGTGCTGGCTTCGGTGGTGGACTGATCTCAAGTGATGCCTTTGGTGGTGTACTGGGCACCAATGCTGGTTTTGGCAGCACACTTGGCACCAGTGCTGGCTTTAGTGGTGGCCTCAGCATCAGTGATGGCTTTGGTGCTGGGCCTATTGCCAGCTTCAACGGAGGACCAAATACCATCATTGGCTTTGGCAGTGGTTCCAACACCAGCACTGGCTTTACTGGTGAACCTAGCATCAGCACCAGCTTTAATGGTGGACCCAGTTCTATCATTGGCTTCAGCAGTGGACCAAGCACAGGTTCTGGCTTCAGCAGTGGACCAAGCAGTGGTGATGGCTTTGGCGGTGGACCAAGAAATGGTGCTGGCTTTGGTGGTGAAGCCACCAGCCTTGTTGCCTGTAGCTTCTCCTATGGCTAGTGAGGTTTCAGGTAATTACAACATTTCCACAGCATGGCCTATGGGAATGGGTATAATAGCTGGGAAATTTTAAGAAACCTCAAAGTGGGAGGGTTGGGTAGGGAGATGAGGACAATGATGGAAGTATGAGAAAACATTTGTTGCTAAAATGTGCTtctgtttggtgttttgttttcagatccCAGGTTTACAGATAATGCTAATTAATTGCAGCAGTTCTTCCCATGGATCCAAGGTACATCCTTGGAATCTTTGTCTATACAGCAGTATAAGCAGATATTATCAATCAGCTGAGGGTGACACACTATGAAAAATCTGCTTGCTGATCCTGctttattgtttgctttttgtgtgCTGTCATATTTTGGTATCGGAGTtatattaaatttgcaaaatgaattggagtttttttctgtcttttaatgtGCTTAGGTTGTTGTGAGGGACATTTTAGGTTCATAAAAGAAAGATATCAGCATAGCTCTTCAGAGATGGTGGGCTCCAGCTTTAGGTTAAAATGAAAGTATGATTTCCATGGGATAAAGACCTGGGGAAAGCATGGCAGGCAAGAGGATTATAGCTTGAGCAAAGATGTCAAGAGGGAAATGCTAGAACAGAAACATGAGGGAGAGGGTTCTG
This genomic window contains:
- the LOC131501953 gene encoding trophinin-like translates to FPPGSLGLHFPPDIQTGTTEEDRVLLMHTLLAATKDPLAMDPPVANQPKKSKTKKSPSKAITKTIPAAPTVSSTNVIPTIKPKVTLQALNLPAIPQINQAEDTTEAANTQASSVTAQPTKANKTKSVMAKADQDFQSLTGNESVTAQIKTPLQALNLPDILKAIQAPITIESANSQALIAPTKPKKASKAKKAADKAITSATDISLALTTTHTAITQGRITNEAATTHATAACIRTNKASKAKKATVKGIHTDTEFLEAPNATETATRQIEATAAAIWPQKFKGKKTAIEGPNSAYEASEVPPATQMVTNQALAATLQVKRGSRAHKSATKAQIAESQTKIVDQGAQAKMATFKTNINALETQVAAAVQALADDYLAHLSLEPTTRTRGKRKQKSKHLNGDERGGNNYRLVPWGWRPPPPRDVALLQERVNKLVKYLLVKDQTKIPIKRSDMLKDVIKEYDEYFPEIIERASYALEKMFRVNLKEIDKQISLYILISTQESSAGILGTTKDTPKLGLLMVILSVIFMNGNKASEAVIWEVLRKLGLHPGVRHSLFGEVRKLITDEFVKQKYLEYKKVPNSRPPEYEFFWGLRSYHETSKMKVLKFACKVQKKDPKDWAAQYREAVEMEVQAAAVAEAEAEARAEARAQMGIGEEAVAGPWNWDDMDIDCLTREELGDDDQSWNRFPFEIEAIDQENADASTNINFSRGASTRATFSNSANISFSDATSPSGGFVGRAGINFGDTPSTSASFSSTASICFSGTPSTSTSFSGAASISFSGAASTSSSFNSETCISFGGTPCTGASFGGGISSSFSIPLSTSPNFSGGVSSGFGGTLSTAAGFCGALITSSSFGTIPRTSTVFGGALSTSTGFGGTLSTSICFGGSSSSDVSFGGTLSTSICFDGSPSTSTGFDGVLSTSVSFGSSSSTSADFGGTLSTSICFDGPSSTGARFSGSFSTSVGFGNALNTSAGFSSAVSTNASLSSAPNTMSGFGGVFSTSTDFSGTLSTTTDFSISPSASIGFGGLPSTSLCFGSVSNTNLCFGGPPSTSTYFSGATSASFGDGSSITAGFIFGNGLSTSAGFSGGLGTSAIFGSGLSTSAGFGGGLISSDAFGGVLGTNAGFGSTLGTSAGFSGGLSISDGFGAGPIASFNGGPNTIIGFGSGSNTSTGFTGEPSISTSFNGGPSSIIGFSSGPSTGSGFSSGPSSGDGFGGGPRNGAGFGGEATSLVACSFSYG